The Phycisphaerae bacterium DNA window GCTTCGCCAGCGGGGGATAATAACCTAAGTCCTGCGGCACTTGAGACGCTTGCCATTATCGCATATAAGCAGCCGATTATACGCGCCGATATAGAATCGATTCGAGGCGTCGCCTGCGGCGAGATGGTTCGCTCCCTGATGTATAAAGGCCTTGTGAAGATTGTCGGAAAGGCGGAAATCCTCGGCAGGCCGCTTCTTTACGGCACAACGAAGAAGTTTCTCGAAGTTTTCGGATTAAACGACTTAAAAGACCTGCCAAAAGCGGAAGAACTCAAACAGCCCGGACAATAATCACTAAAAAGATTCCCGGCACCATTTTGTCGCGGATGCCCGATGGTTCAGATTATTGTGATTTATCTTCAAGCCAGTTTTCAGCAAGGATAGCCAAATCGAGCATATTAACCTTGCCGTCAGGCTGAATATCCGCCCATTGGCAAAAGCTATTTCCGCTTGTGCAGTCCGTATGCAGCCACCAGTCGGTAAGCTGGACAACATCGAACATATCAACTTTGCAATCCCCATCGATATCGCCCGCCGGACAATCAGCAGTAATTATTTCGTTAATCCATGCCGCATAAGAACTTACTCTGATTCCCCAGAAATTGTCGGGGTCGACGTTTCCTGTGTTAGGGTCGTCAAACCATGTTTGGTTTATTCTTTCAACATAAGCTGACAGTGCGGCCAGTTTCCAGGTACCATTCTGGTAGATAAACCATCCGCCGCCTGAATCATACATTGCGGGGGCGGCTTCATAAGGTCTTCCGTTAAGGTCGAAATCGGCGACTAATGTATCGGAATAATAAGAGCCGACGTGTTGCAATGTACTCGTGCCGTCTATAATATTCTGTCCCCACCTTAAAGTAGTACAGGAACCTGCCCATAAATATCCGTAGCTTTGTCCGCTTAAATAACGAGTACTGCCTCTATATTTGCCATATCCGCCGATACAGATATCCTGATTAACTTCATTCCTGTCTATATATGGCGGCGCATAGGCGGTAAGATCGGGGTCTGAATCGTCGGTATTTTTGAGACGGATAAGACGAATATCTACAAGACCTGTTGGGCCGCCGGTCCATTGAGAATTATAAACGCATTTATAATTAATACCGTCGATATTTACTGTCGCCGGGCTGCTGTTTTGGTGGCGAGTGGTAACAATCCATTCAGGGGAAACAACTACAAACGAAGCGTTTGTACTCCATTTTCCAACGATGGCATTTACAGGTCTGTCTGTCCACGTCAGTAAATTCGGCTCTCCATTAGCGTGCAGAATCATACTTATACCGGTAGTTGGCATTATCAGCAGAGAAAATGCGCACAAGTATATACAACAAAACTTGTTCTGACTGTACCCAGGCCTTTTCAGATACTTCCCTCCTTTAGGTTTTACAAAAAAGACTTTGAAGGTCGGATTTTCTTTGTCCCTGCTATCTATACCTTCCTCAAATTCCTTATTTTATATAAAATACCAAATTAATCTCGAAAAATCAAGAATTTCAGTTTTATCTCGAAGTTTTTTCCGCTAAACGCCAAAATTTTTAATAAATCCAGAATATTTGTTGCTATAAAGGGTCAGCGAAGTTAGTATTATGCGCGAGTATTGATTTGAGGTGCTTGCGTAATAGGCCGATTAAGGAATAGTTGAGATTTTATACAAATCCATCCGAAACATGTCATTAACGTCCTCTCTCATTTTGCAGCGTTTAATAAGATTATTTCAGGAAGATATAGTTTTCTAAAG harbors:
- a CDS encoding dockerin type I domain-containing protein, producing MILHANGEPNLLTWTDRPVNAIVGKWSTNASFVVVSPEWIVTTRHQNSSPATVNIDGINYKCVYNSQWTGGPTGLVDIRLIRLKNTDDSDPDLTAYAPPYIDRNEVNQDICIGGYGKYRGSTRYLSGQSYGYLWAGSCTTLRWGQNIIDGTSTLQHVGSYYSDTLVADFDLNGRPYEAAPAMYDSGGGWFIYQNGTWKLAALSAYVERINQTWFDDPNTGNVDPDNFWGIRVSSYAAWINEIITADCPAGDIDGDCKVDMFDVVQLTDWWLHTDCTSGNSFCQWADIQPDGKVNMLDLAILAENWLEDKSQ
- the scpB gene encoding SMC-Scp complex subunit ScpB; the encoded protein is ASPAGDNNLSPAALETLAIIAYKQPIIRADIESIRGVACGEMVRSLMYKGLVKIVGKAEILGRPLLYGTTKKFLEVFGLNDLKDLPKAEELKQPGQ